In Helicobacter anatolicus, a single genomic region encodes these proteins:
- a CDS encoding efflux RND transporter permease subunit → MNQWIKYCLKNPVGVFVAAIFLLLFGLMALQKMPYQLLPQVVRPVVSIYTSWSGATPYEIEKEITEKQEKYLKNIPNLLSITSTSKQGMAIITLEFDVDVNLQNMLLNVTSRLEEVRGYPTDASKPIVKMTGENVPISVYLFAKTLYPSDDIDTYKNFISDEIIKYYERIDGVGEVYVSGGRKKQIFITLDTQKLAFFHIGIDDVIASIKKQNVNISAGSMNFSQRSYRITTTGEYASLDSIRDTVIKTLNHKNILLRDVGSVSEGYEQISSYHLHNNSKVISIQIRPTAQANILDLTNRVEELTQKLNQNFLEKRGIVIEWGRDQRQYIQTSINLVKQNILIGIMLSTLVLLIFLRNIMSLVVITLVIPLSIIGSFIVLEIFDRTLNVVLLAGVSFAISMIIDSAIVVLENILRHTKKEQSLFQACLKGTREVVGALLASSITTIAIFIPIIFLKGDAGKLFIDIAMAASSSIGISFFVCIFIIPTFLYVLLKYKKPQRKTYKTTGYLDNFFVSMGEKIATWIMKGVQFCVKNTWRQIASIVIFVGMCGVFSFIAFPKTDYLPKGNQNFIIAYLSVPPGLSLGEKQRIVKMLQADFEPYLSKNQKNTTHSEVPLIKDFFISAGDSLYFYLVAENPNRIKELMEYAQESIDTIPNVSGVVLQQEVFSGALSSSIDINITGDNLDSLSRSAGKIIAAIKEVLPNLNIRVVPSLELNNQEINLYPDSRNLALNGLNAQSFGTIVEVLLKGKKVGEYRNEGKSLDIILDTKGVFRGREESSPEDILYSQIYTSNGSVVSVGSLARVENEFGVSNIRHFEQKRNLLLILNVKDSMPIEKVTEILQEKVVNPILKDDENDIVLSGGAGKLQALKVELFDGFVLAILITYLILCALYGNFLYPFIIILTIPLATTGGLMGLFLVDKFIAKQNLDVLTMFGFIILVGSVVNNAILIVYQTLINQNTYHMSIKESVLDATKTRLVPIYMSMLTSVLALIPLVLFAGNGSEIYRGLGAVLIGGIVFSTLITVLIIPALLLLCLRDKK, encoded by the coding sequence GTGAATCAATGGATTAAGTATTGTTTAAAAAATCCTGTTGGGGTTTTTGTTGCAGCAATATTTTTGCTTTTGTTTGGTTTAATGGCTTTGCAAAAAATGCCTTACCAGCTTTTGCCACAAGTGGTGCGCCCTGTTGTGAGTATTTATACTTCATGGAGTGGTGCAACGCCTTATGAAATTGAAAAAGAAATTACAGAAAAACAAGAAAAATATCTCAAAAATATCCCCAATCTTTTGAGTATTACTTCAACTTCAAAACAAGGAATGGCAATCATTACCTTAGAATTTGATGTGGATGTAAATTTGCAAAATATGCTTTTGAATGTGACTTCAAGGCTTGAAGAGGTGAGAGGCTATCCTACAGATGCATCTAAGCCTATTGTCAAAATGACGGGTGAAAATGTTCCAATTTCTGTGTATTTATTTGCTAAGACTTTATATCCAAGTGATGATATTGATACTTATAAAAACTTTATTAGCGATGAGATTATTAAATATTATGAGCGTATTGATGGAGTAGGGGAAGTTTATGTTAGCGGAGGGAGAAAAAAGCAAATTTTCATCACATTAGATACACAAAAACTTGCATTTTTTCACATAGGAATTGATGATGTGATTGCAAGTATCAAAAAGCAAAATGTTAATATTTCTGCAGGAAGTATGAATTTTTCACAACGCAGTTATAGAATTACAACAACAGGGGAATATGCAAGTTTAGATTCTATTAGAGATACGGTGATAAAAACACTCAATCATAAAAATATTTTACTTCGAGATGTAGGGAGTGTTTCTGAGGGCTATGAGCAAATTTCTAGTTATCATTTGCATAATAATAGTAAAGTGATTTCTATACAGATTCGTCCGACTGCACAAGCCAATATTTTGGATCTTACAAACAGAGTTGAAGAACTCACACAAAAACTTAATCAAAATTTTTTAGAAAAGCGTGGAATTGTGATTGAGTGGGGGAGGGATCAAAGACAATATATTCAAACTTCTATTAATCTTGTTAAGCAAAATATTTTGATAGGTATTATGCTTTCTACCCTTGTTTTATTGATATTTTTGCGAAATATTATGTCCTTAGTAGTGATTACTTTGGTGATTCCGTTAAGTATTATTGGCTCTTTTATTGTGTTAGAGATTTTTGATCGTACGCTAAATGTGGTTTTACTCGCAGGAGTTTCTTTTGCAATTAGTATGATTATTGATAGTGCAATTGTTGTATTAGAAAATATTTTGCGTCACACTAAAAAGGAACAAAGTCTTTTTCAAGCTTGTTTGAAGGGGACAAGAGAGGTTGTGGGGGCATTATTAGCATCTAGTATTACAACTATTGCTATTTTTATTCCTATTATTTTTTTAAAAGGTGATGCGGGAAAATTATTTATTGATATTGCAATGGCTGCAAGTAGTTCGATTGGTATTTCTTTTTTTGTTTGTATTTTTATTATTCCGACATTTTTATATGTACTTTTAAAATACAAAAAACCTCAAAGAAAAACTTATAAAACCACAGGGTATCTTGATAATTTTTTTGTTAGCATGGGAGAGAAGATTGCTACATGGATTATGAAGGGTGTGCAATTTTGTGTAAAAAATACTTGGCGACAGATTGCAAGTATTGTAATTTTTGTGGGAATGTGCGGAGTATTTAGTTTTATTGCATTTCCCAAAACAGATTATCTTCCCAAAGGGAATCAAAATTTTATCATTGCTTATTTGAGTGTGCCACCAGGGCTTTCATTGGGGGAAAAGCAGCGTATTGTAAAGATGCTTCAAGCAGATTTTGAACCTTATTTATCAAAAAATCAAAAAAATACTACTCATAGCGAAGTACCATTAATTAAGGATTTTTTCATTAGTGCAGGGGATAGTTTGTATTTTTATCTTGTTGCAGAAAATCCTAATAGAATCAAAGAGTTAATGGAATATGCTCAAGAAAGTATTGATACTATTCCTAATGTAAGCGGTGTAGTATTGCAGCAAGAAGTCTTTAGTGGGGCATTGAGTTCAAGTATTGATATTAATATCACAGGGGATAATTTAGATTCTTTAAGTAGGAGTGCAGGAAAAATTATTGCAGCTATTAAGGAGGTGTTACCAAATCTTAATATTAGAGTGGTGCCCTCTTTAGAATTAAATAATCAAGAAATCAATCTCTATCCTGATTCTAGGAATCTTGCATTAAATGGTTTAAATGCACAAAGTTTTGGAACGATTGTAGAAGTGCTTTTGAAGGGTAAGAAAGTGGGAGAATATCGTAATGAAGGGAAGAGTCTTGATATTATCTTGGATACTAAAGGAGTGTTTAGAGGAAGGGAAGAGAGTTCCCCAGAAGATATTTTATATTCTCAAATTTATACTTCAAATGGGAGTGTAGTTTCTGTAGGATCTCTTGCTAGAGTAGAAAATGAATTTGGTGTTTCAAATATCAGACATTTTGAGCAAAAGAGAAATCTATTATTAATTTTGAATGTTAAGGATTCTATGCCAATTGAAAAGGTTACAGAAATTTTACAAGAAAAAGTAGTCAATCCTATTTTAAAGGACGATGAAAATGACATTGTTTTATCTGGAGGTGCAGGGAAGCTACAAGCGTTAAAAGTAGAATTGTTTGATGGTTTTGTGTTGGCAATTTTAATTACTTATTTGATTTTATGTGCATTATATGGGAATTTTTTATATCCTTTTATTATTATTTTGACAATCCCGCTGGCTACAACAGGAGGATTGATGGGGTTATTTTTGGTGGATAAATTTATTGCAAAACAGAATCTAGATGTGTTGACAATGTTTGGCTTTATTATTTTAGTGGGTAGTGTGGTAAATAATGCAATTTTGATTGTTTATCAAACTTTAATCAATCAAAATACCTATCATATGTCTATTAAAGAATCTGTGCTTGATGCGACAAAAACACGATTAGTGCCTATTTATATGAGTATGTTAACTAGTGTATTGGCACTAATTCCTCTTGTGCTTTTTGCTGGAAATGGGAGTGAGATTTACAGAGGTCTTGGAGCGGTATTAATTGGTGGAATTGTTTTTTCTACACTTATTACAGTTCTGATTATTCCTGCTTTATTATTGCTTTGTTTAAGGGATAAAAAATGA
- a CDS encoding TolC family protein: MKIFVFVLFFCFVNALSIDEAVMIALQKSDFIATQEGLKKQGEYLKKAKYSALMPAFDGGYSFSYNVPGKSSDYYLNAFHLKFSYNLFNGLKDYYAIKDSKEEVKRLDYALSDSVFNVVLKTKSAYIHALQSKILLEILKTRKKNLEIQRTKAQQFVFQGIRAKNESLSMDILLSNTLISIKNAELNIDYQLKTLEQLLKIPVHLEELKDIEIDTEIVLNEEEIFSQVLERNTQYLNLLSLLDSAKLQHKISYSNFLPKLDLSGIKYWYIDGGSSIVSTSYGLQSQLRLNLSWNFFNGLSDGYKYQASRVYILSLQNKIKALKRELKIKLQDYFKRLNLSKEQYTINKDSLNKAEENYKITNNRYAQGIGTYTELIDAELLLNTARTNIAQAKYDIALILAELDYFICRP, encoded by the coding sequence ATGAAAATTTTTGTTTTTGTTTTATTTTTTTGTTTTGTAAATGCATTGAGTATAGATGAAGCAGTTATGATTGCACTACAAAAAAGTGATTTTATTGCTACGCAAGAAGGTTTAAAAAAACAAGGTGAATATCTTAAAAAAGCAAAATACTCTGCACTGATGCCAGCATTTGATGGGGGTTATAGTTTTAGTTATAACGTTCCAGGTAAGAGTAGTGATTATTATTTAAATGCGTTTCATCTTAAATTTTCTTATAATTTATTTAATGGCTTGAAAGATTATTATGCAATTAAGGATTCTAAAGAAGAAGTAAAGCGTTTGGATTATGCACTTAGTGATTCTGTATTTAATGTTGTGCTTAAGACAAAAAGTGCTTATATCCATGCCTTACAGTCTAAAATTTTACTTGAAATTTTAAAAACAAGAAAGAAAAATCTCGAAATACAAAGAACAAAAGCGCAGCAATTTGTTTTTCAGGGAATCCGTGCAAAAAATGAATCATTAAGTATGGATATTTTGTTGTCAAACACATTGATTAGTATTAAAAATGCTGAGTTGAATATTGATTATCAATTAAAAACTTTAGAGCAATTATTAAAAATTCCTGTACATTTGGAAGAATTAAAAGATATAGAAATTGATACAGAAATCGTGTTAAATGAGGAGGAGATTTTTTCCCAAGTTTTAGAGAGAAATACACAATATTTAAATTTATTATCTTTGTTAGATTCTGCAAAATTGCAACATAAAATCAGTTATAGTAATTTTCTTCCTAAGCTTGATTTATCTGGGATAAAATATTGGTATATAGATGGTGGAAGTAGCATCGTTTCTACTAGCTATGGATTACAAAGCCAATTGCGTTTGAATTTAAGTTGGAATTTTTTTAATGGACTTAGTGATGGTTATAAATATCAAGCCTCGCGTGTATATATTTTATCTTTGCAAAATAAGATTAAGGCTTTGAAAAGAGAATTAAAAATTAAACTTCAAGATTATTTCAAACGTCTAAATCTTTCTAAAGAACAATATACAATTAATAAAGATTCTTTGAATAAAGCAGAGGAAAATTATAAAATTACAAATAATCGTTATGCACAAGGAATAGGTACTTATACCGAACTAATTGATGCAGAATTATTGTTAAATACAGCGCGTACAAATATTGCACAAGCAAAATATGATATTGCACTTATTTTGGCAGAGTTGGATTATTTTATTTGTCGTCCTTAA
- a CDS encoding TonB-dependent receptor family protein, with amino-acid sequence MKKKFFCSIVGACLLLAEDSVVLQDITTQDEAIIDGASYKSEDIVNNPGSRSVLSNKQLKQSGHVTIDAALQEVPGVQVREYSGTGVLPKLQFRGFGGAGNGHTNTGLILLDGNNVYGGPYSNIELAIFPTTFQMVERIDVIKGGASVQYGPNTFSSVINIISKEIPKEWENEISERITFWGKDTGQPFNSKIGLANNMLFDTFLRSGGMIGEHFGIQAQANIIGGQSFRENSDTSVQNYKLDAIYKINANHVFKGFYQYYYFKANDPGSLGTKDYYNNRFQNLRPNQYNSGIAKRMGVSYNWFFGSGEKFDGDFSLNYYFHDATRNFVIDQGRYNQVTNGSALTGDIIIDNLRRFVVNTFEPKANFRITTGSVKQNIVVGARYTGEDLYYSTYHNGVMQPKTTKGTNYYNNFWAFYISDEIKFFDEKLSINPGLRYELLNPGYSNIKDGVSNGIVRETSHQFNPAVSITYKPIKDLVFYANYQKSFLPPQTGDITGTSFEVTTTFQNTEVGARYFLNPYVSFNATYFAIFADNYRIGRFAQGLYGVSALSQGVELETYITPVRGLNIHLAYSFTDARVANHKTEEIHGKFLPYVSPHQFSFDATYDIPKFATLGISGYYYAKSYSDIMNTKEESMDGKKGQLPDYFVFNAQISRTLWKHGKQRIDGSLGINNLFNAKYYFRGIGTSPAGRQPAPGRSVTCYVSYKF; translated from the coding sequence ATGAAAAAAAAGTTTTTTTGTTCAATTGTTGGTGCTTGTTTATTATTGGCCGAGGATAGTGTGGTGTTGCAAGATATTACTACGCAAGATGAAGCAATTATTGATGGCGCAAGTTATAAGAGTGAGGATATTGTTAATAATCCTGGATCAAGATCTGTGCTTAGTAACAAGCAATTAAAACAATCTGGACATGTTACTATTGATGCTGCGTTACAGGAAGTTCCTGGTGTGCAAGTAAGAGAGTATTCTGGAACGGGTGTTTTACCAAAGTTGCAATTTAGAGGTTTTGGTGGCGCAGGAAACGGGCATACAAATACAGGATTGATTTTACTAGATGGTAATAATGTTTATGGTGGTCCTTATAGTAATATTGAACTTGCAATTTTTCCAACAACTTTTCAGATGGTAGAGCGTATCGATGTGATTAAAGGTGGAGCAAGCGTGCAGTATGGTCCAAACACTTTTAGTAGTGTGATCAATATAATTAGTAAGGAAATTCCAAAAGAATGGGAAAATGAAATTTCTGAGAGAATTACATTTTGGGGCAAAGATACAGGTCAGCCTTTTAATAGCAAAATTGGCCTTGCAAACAATATGCTTTTTGATACTTTTTTAAGAAGTGGAGGGATGATTGGCGAGCACTTTGGGATTCAAGCACAAGCTAATATTATTGGAGGACAAAGTTTTAGAGAAAATAGCGATACTAGTGTGCAAAATTATAAACTTGATGCAATTTATAAAATTAATGCAAATCATGTGTTTAAGGGATTTTATCAATATTATTACTTTAAGGCAAATGATCCAGGATCATTAGGAACAAAAGATTATTATAATAATCGATTTCAAAACCTTCGTCCAAATCAATATAATAGTGGTATAGCTAAGCGCATGGGTGTGAGTTATAATTGGTTTTTTGGAAGTGGCGAAAAATTTGATGGAGATTTTAGTTTGAATTATTATTTCCATGATGCGACAAGAAATTTTGTAATTGATCAAGGCAGATATAATCAAGTTACAAATGGTAGTGCTCTAACAGGTGATATTATAATAGATAATTTAAGACGATTTGTAGTTAATACTTTTGAACCAAAGGCAAATTTTAGAATTACAACAGGATCTGTGAAACAAAATATTGTTGTAGGTGCAAGATATACAGGTGAAGATTTGTATTATAGCACTTATCATAATGGTGTTATGCAACCAAAGACTACAAAAGGCACAAATTATTACAATAATTTTTGGGCATTTTATATCAGTGATGAGATTAAATTTTTTGATGAAAAATTAAGCATTAATCCGGGTTTGCGTTATGAGTTATTAAATCCTGGGTATAGTAATATAAAAGATGGCGTGAGCAATGGAATAGTAAGAGAGACTTCTCATCAATTTAATCCGGCAGTTAGTATTACCTATAAACCGATTAAAGATTTGGTGTTTTATGCAAACTATCAAAAAAGCTTCTTACCACCACAAACAGGTGATATTACAGGCACAAGCTTTGAGGTAACAACAACTTTTCAAAATACAGAAGTAGGAGCAAGATATTTTCTCAATCCTTATGTAAGCTTTAATGCTACATATTTTGCAATTTTTGCAGATAATTATCGCATTGGAAGGTTTGCACAAGGTTTATATGGAGTATCTGCACTTTCTCAAGGCGTGGAGTTAGAGACTTATATCACACCTGTGCGTGGATTAAATATTCACCTTGCATATAGTTTTACTGATGCAAGAGTAGCAAATCATAAAACAGAAGAAATTCATGGTAAATTCTTGCCTTATGTTTCTCCACATCAATTTAGCTTTGACGCAACTTATGATATTCCAAAATTTGCAACTTTAGGTATTTCTGGATATTATTATGCAAAAAGTTATTCAGATATTATGAACACTAAAGAAGAAAGCATGGATGGTAAAAAGGGTCAATTACCAGATTATTTTGTATTTAATGCACAGATTTCAAGAACGCTATGGAAACATGGAAAACAGAGAATTGACGGATCTCTAGGGATTAATAATCTTTTTAATGCAAAATATTATTTTAGAGGAATTGGAACTAGCCCTGCTGGTAGACAGCCTGCACCAGGTCGTTCTGTAACTTGCTATGTGAGCTATAAATTTTAA
- the hisS gene encoding histidine--tRNA ligase, giving the protein MLITPRTLSGFKDRLPKEAIAKEKLLKKVTQVFESFGFTPIETPHLEYAEILVKQGSEEIQKELYRFQDHGGRDVALRFDQTVPLARFISQYKNELPLPFKRYVVGNVFRGERAQKGRYREFTQCDFDFIGSNSIACDAEIIQVIYASMLSLGVEDFIIWLNHRSILNGICQYFGIINEEDIQNTLRIIDKIEKIGIDGVKNELKENLNLSDKKIEGLLQTTNIKQTQHKEEFFKEIAPMKEWNADLKKGIEDLENMYKILEELEMSHDSYRINFSIARGLGYYTGIVYETTLTRLKSLGSVCSGGRYDNLTKTFSKENMSGVGASIGLDRLLVGLQDLGLLDNKSTTARILLICTKEEFLPFAHRLAESFRRSGVNTEIYPEVTKLKKQLSYADQKGHEFTIIIGEEEYKNKAITLKNMTTGMQLEHLGFLKALEIIKTH; this is encoded by the coding sequence ATGTTAATTACACCACGCACGTTAAGCGGTTTTAAAGACCGACTACCCAAAGAAGCTATTGCGAAAGAAAAACTACTAAAAAAAGTCACACAAGTTTTTGAAAGTTTTGGCTTCACCCCTATAGAAACCCCGCATTTAGAATATGCAGAAATCCTCGTAAAACAAGGTAGTGAAGAAATACAAAAAGAACTTTATCGCTTTCAAGATCATGGTGGACGAGATGTAGCATTGCGTTTTGACCAGACTGTACCTTTAGCACGCTTTATTTCTCAATACAAAAACGAACTCCCCCTACCTTTTAAGCGCTATGTAGTCGGAAATGTTTTTAGAGGAGAACGTGCACAAAAAGGACGTTATAGAGAATTTACACAATGTGATTTTGACTTTATTGGGAGCAATTCTATTGCCTGTGATGCAGAAATTATTCAGGTAATTTATGCATCTATGTTAAGCCTTGGAGTTGAAGATTTTATTATCTGGCTTAATCATAGAAGTATTTTAAATGGAATCTGCCAGTATTTTGGAATCATAAATGAAGAAGACATTCAAAATACCTTGCGAATTATTGATAAGATTGAAAAAATTGGTATTGATGGTGTGAAAAATGAACTTAAAGAAAATCTTAATTTATCAGATAAAAAAATTGAAGGATTATTACAAACTACAAACATTAAACAAACACAACATAAAGAAGAATTTTTTAAAGAAATTGCTCCCATGAAGGAATGGAATGCTGATCTAAAAAAAGGAATTGAGGATCTTGAAAATATGTATAAGATTTTAGAAGAATTGGAAATGAGTCATGATTCTTATCGTATTAATTTTTCTATCGCAAGAGGATTAGGTTATTATACAGGCATTGTTTATGAAACCACATTAACCAGACTAAAATCCCTAGGCAGTGTATGTTCCGGAGGTAGATATGACAATCTTACCAAAACTTTTTCAAAAGAAAATATGAGTGGGGTTGGCGCTTCAATTGGGCTTGATAGATTGCTTGTTGGGCTGCAAGATTTAGGATTATTAGATAACAAGTCCACCACAGCTAGAATATTATTAATCTGCACCAAAGAAGAATTTTTGCCATTTGCTCATCGTCTTGCAGAATCTTTTAGACGCAGTGGAGTTAACACAGAAATCTATCCTGAAGTAACAAAATTAAAAAAACAATTAAGCTATGCAGATCAAAAAGGGCATGAATTTACCATCATTATTGGTGAGGAAGAGTACAAAAATAAAGCTATTACACTAAAAAACATGACAACGGGTATGCAACTTGAACATCTAGGATTCTTAAAAGCCCTAGAAATTATCAAAACCCATTAA
- the waaF gene encoding lipopolysaccharide heptosyltransferase II — protein sequence MKILIRLPNWLGDGVMLTPIFEILKHYYKDAVFILVGPQGVCDLFTRDERVKKVFVDHTKEAKNRLFATYKFAREIGKCDIAITFTNHFYSAFLLFATRSPIRVGFNGFLRNFLLNCSVKKKKVTHQVLSYAQILEGLGINERVGGLNLIYQKKILQHGSEKRKNIGIAAGAAFGSAKAWLPEYFAQIVEYVIVQGHRVFLFGASQDVVLNQKIIKMVKENAKNQDFSNLFDLSAKTSVSELVDYIASLDLFIGNDSGAGHIAVGCNTPAIILFGPTHPTYCLPWQMKNCIVINKHLSCAPCQKRECPLGHHRCMKDLKPEEVILAIEKQLKKEEFAN from the coding sequence ATGAAGATTTTGATTAGACTGCCTAATTGGTTAGGTGATGGAGTGATGCTAACTCCTATATTTGAAATTCTTAAGCATTATTATAAAGATGCAGTTTTTATTTTGGTAGGTCCACAAGGAGTGTGCGATCTTTTTACGCGTGATGAGCGAGTAAAAAAAGTTTTTGTCGATCATACAAAAGAAGCTAAAAATCGCCTTTTTGCGACTTATAAATTCGCAAGAGAAATTGGAAAATGTGATATAGCTATTACTTTTACGAATCACTTTTATTCAGCTTTTTTGCTTTTTGCAACAAGGAGTCCCATAAGGGTGGGTTTTAATGGATTTCTACGTAATTTTTTACTAAATTGTAGTGTGAAGAAAAAAAAGGTGACACATCAGGTTTTGAGCTATGCGCAAATTTTAGAGGGTTTGGGGATAAATGAGAGGGTTGGAGGGCTTAATCTTATTTATCAAAAAAAGATTCTACAACATGGTTCTGAAAAAAGAAAAAATATTGGTATTGCCGCGGGTGCTGCATTTGGTAGTGCAAAAGCATGGTTGCCAGAATATTTTGCTCAAATTGTGGAATATGTGATTGTGCAAGGGCATAGAGTGTTTCTTTTTGGTGCATCACAAGATGTTGTACTTAATCAAAAAATTATAAAAATGGTCAAGGAAAATGCCAAGAATCAGGATTTTTCAAATTTATTTGATTTGAGTGCAAAAACCTCAGTGTCTGAGCTTGTAGATTATATTGCATCATTAGATTTATTTATTGGTAATGATAGTGGAGCGGGACATATTGCTGTGGGGTGCAATACACCAGCGATTATACTTTTTGGACCTACTCATCCTACTTATTGCTTGCCTTGGCAGATGAAGAATTGTATTGTGATTAATAAACATCTTTCTTGTGCACCTTGTCAAAAAAGAGAATGTCCTTTGGGGCATCATCGATGCATGAAGGATCTTAAGCCAGAAGAAGTGATTTTGGCAATTGAAAAACAATTAAAAAAGGAAGAATTTGCAAATTAA
- a CDS encoding flavin reductase family protein, giving the protein MQINLEEISALSKIKILDNCIIPRPIAWIVTVNNQGVINLAPFSFFAPVSSEPIVFSVCFYSKSDGDLKDTFKNIICEKKASICICESDQLGLMHASSQELPSTESEAVKFNIPMQAIVPEYPPVVEKSRIAFMCDYFDLLDIGKYSKTLLLEAKQLFVANELYPDFDARIHAVGHSGKEYQMPGEKVLMKSVK; this is encoded by the coding sequence TTGCAAATTAATTTAGAAGAAATTTCTGCATTATCAAAAATTAAAATTTTGGATAACTGTATTATTCCAAGGCCAATTGCATGGATTGTTACAGTAAATAATCAAGGAGTGATAAATCTCGCCCCTTTTAGTTTTTTTGCGCCTGTGAGTAGTGAGCCAATTGTTTTTTCTGTATGTTTTTATTCTAAGAGTGATGGTGATTTAAAAGATACGTTTAAAAATATTATTTGTGAAAAAAAAGCTAGTATTTGTATTTGCGAATCTGATCAATTGGGCTTGATGCATGCAAGTTCACAGGAATTGCCAAGCACAGAGAGTGAGGCAGTAAAATTTAATATTCCTATGCAAGCGATTGTGCCAGAATATCCTCCTGTTGTTGAAAAAAGTAGAATTGCATTTATGTGTGATTATTTTGATCTTTTAGATATTGGAAAATATTCAAAGACACTTTTGCTTGAGGCTAAGCAACTATTTGTAGCAAATGAATTATATCCAGACTTTGATGCAAGAATTCATGCTGTTGGGCATAGTGGCAAAGAATACCAAATGCCTGGTGAAAAAGTTCTCATGAAGAGTGTGAAGTAA
- a CDS encoding F0F1 ATP synthase subunit A codes for MESRFFTFASLISHDHDFIIGFYTVLCAIITVFVSKLATRKMQMTPNGLQNIYETVIEGILNVAKDVIGEENAKKYFPLAGSLAIFIFFCNMIGIIPGFEAPTASWNFTLVLALIVFFYYHFEGIRAQGFVKYFSHFSGPMLILAPLMFPIEIISHLSRIISLTFRLFGNIKGDDMFLLVMLMLVPWLVPIAPFFILVFMGILQAFVFMILTYVYLAGAILIQEEDQH; via the coding sequence CTGGAAAGTCGCTTTTTTACATTTGCGAGCCTAATAAGTCATGATCATGATTTTATCATTGGGTTTTATACTGTTTTATGTGCAATTATTACAGTGTTTGTTAGCAAACTTGCTACACGAAAAATGCAAATGACCCCCAATGGATTACAAAATATTTATGAAACTGTTATCGAAGGTATCTTAAATGTCGCAAAAGATGTAATTGGTGAAGAAAATGCTAAAAAATACTTCCCGCTGGCTGGGAGTCTTGCAATTTTTATTTTTTTCTGCAACATGATTGGTATTATTCCTGGATTTGAAGCACCCACTGCAAGCTGGAACTTCACTCTTGTTCTTGCATTGATTGTATTTTTTTATTACCATTTTGAAGGAATTAGAGCACAAGGTTTTGTAAAATATTTTTCTCATTTTTCTGGCCCTATGCTCATTCTTGCACCACTAATGTTTCCCATTGAAATCATCTCTCATCTTTCTAGAATCATCTCACTGACCTTTCGTCTGTTTGGTAATATTAAGGGTGATGATATGTTCTTGCTTGTAATGCTTATGCTAGTACCTTGGTTGGTACCTATTGCACCATTTTTTATCCTTGTATTTATGGGGATTTTACAAGCTTTTGTATTCATGATTCTTACCTATGTATATCTTGCTGGGGCTATACTCATACAAGAAGAAGATCAGCATTAA
- a CDS encoding RDD family protein: MILITAHSAKKEVKQLNQVAGETNLIKETLQNALIIPRFKAFVTDLFMIYTPILYIMTYFVLDGAKSFQNNQGAILICFLLYGFLLASFFSAKKQTPGFKYAQIQLTQINGKKVSFLQAYLRFFIWALSMALLIGIFFPFFTTKHQCLHDLICKTKVTLT; the protein is encoded by the coding sequence ATGATTCTAATAACTGCCCACTCTGCAAAGAAGGAAGTCAAGCAATTAAACCAGGTAGCAGGGGAAACTAACTTGATAAAAGAAACTTTACAAAATGCCCTAATTATACCTAGATTCAAGGCTTTTGTAACCGATCTTTTTATGATATACACCCCCATTCTATATATAATGACTTATTTTGTACTAGATGGTGCCAAATCTTTTCAAAATAATCAAGGTGCTATATTAATTTGTTTTTTACTTTATGGTTTTTTACTTGCAAGCTTTTTTTCTGCAAAAAAACAAACTCCTGGTTTTAAATACGCACAAATCCAACTTACTCAAATTAATGGTAAAAAAGTTAGTTTTTTACAAGCATATTTGCGATTTTTTATTTGGGCTCTTTCTATGGCCTTACTAATTGGAATATTCTTTCCTTTTTTTACAACAAAACATCAATGCTTGCACGATTTAATTTGCAAAACAAAGGTCACTCTTACATAA